In one Saccharibacillus brassicae genomic region, the following are encoded:
- a CDS encoding SDR family oxidoreductase, whose protein sequence is MEISKQVAIVSGANRGLGKELALELLARGAKVYVGARNPESVDLPGAIPLQLDITNPESVAAAAGIASDATLLINNAGSSTGASLLTGKMEDIHLEFDTHVFGTLSMIRTFAPVIESNGGGSILNILSVLSWINIGSEGAYSAAKSAQWGITNSLRLQLAPKKIKVAGLHVGFMDTDMTAGLEAPKSSPTDIARIAIDGIEAGLYEILADDVSRQVQQGFAGGVAALYPDLA, encoded by the coding sequence ATGGAGATTTCCAAACAAGTAGCCATCGTAAGCGGCGCGAATCGGGGATTGGGAAAAGAATTGGCTCTTGAACTTCTGGCAAGAGGAGCCAAGGTGTATGTGGGCGCGAGAAATCCGGAATCGGTCGACCTGCCGGGCGCGATTCCGCTGCAGCTGGACATTACGAATCCGGAATCCGTGGCGGCGGCTGCCGGGATCGCAAGCGATGCGACTCTGTTGATCAATAACGCGGGCTCGTCGACGGGCGCTTCCCTGCTTACGGGCAAGATGGAAGACATTCACTTGGAATTCGATACCCACGTATTCGGCACGCTGTCGATGATTCGTACGTTCGCGCCGGTGATCGAAAGCAACGGCGGAGGTTCGATCCTGAACATCCTGTCCGTGTTGTCGTGGATCAATATCGGATCGGAAGGCGCCTACTCGGCAGCCAAATCCGCTCAATGGGGCATTACGAATTCGCTGCGCCTGCAATTGGCTCCGAAGAAGATCAAGGTAGCCGGCCTGCACGTCGGATTTATGGATACGGACATGACGGCCGGTCTGGAAGCGCCGAAGTCGTCGCCGACAGACATCGCGCGTATCGCGATCGACGGGATCGAAGCCGGTCTTTACGAGATCCTTGCCGACGATGTAAGCCGTCAAGTTCAACAAGGATTTGCCGGAGGCGTGGCTGCTCTGTATCCGGATTTGGCGTAA
- a CDS encoding TetR/AcrR family transcriptional regulator — protein MKRDWTKKTTRGAKRTLDAFTAAMLDALTGKSFEQITVNELCENANYPRATFYNYFDDKYDLLHYIWHCLNQQIRLEQYEESEPEQRLFVLFDRAYDFIDAHQGTLNRIVKHNTKESFLLFHFRVQLSARVREMFDPSICRYRDQIPHEIIADHYCNTALLVLEWRFLHGNDCSKADTLRYLEHLLGDLNARSLNEA, from the coding sequence GTGAAGCGAGATTGGACGAAAAAAACGACCCGCGGCGCGAAGCGGACGCTGGATGCTTTTACCGCGGCCATGTTGGACGCGCTCACCGGAAAATCGTTCGAGCAAATTACCGTGAACGAATTATGCGAGAACGCCAATTACCCGCGCGCCACCTTTTACAACTACTTCGACGATAAATACGATCTGCTGCACTACATCTGGCATTGCCTGAATCAGCAGATCCGGCTGGAACAATACGAAGAATCGGAGCCCGAGCAGCGGTTGTTCGTATTATTCGATCGGGCCTATGATTTTATCGACGCGCATCAAGGCACCCTGAACCGGATCGTCAAGCACAATACCAAAGAGAGCTTTTTGCTGTTCCATTTCCGCGTTCAGTTAAGCGCCCGGGTACGGGAAATGTTCGATCCCAGCATTTGCCGCTACCGGGATCAGATTCCGCACGAGATCATTGCCGATCATTATTGCAACACGGCTCTTCTGGTACTCGAATGGCGATTTTTGCACGGCAACGATTGCTCCAAAGCGGACACGCTGCGTTATTTGGAACATCTGCTGGGGGATTTGAACGCGAGGTCGCTGAATGAAGCCTAA
- a CDS encoding ABC transporter ATP-binding protein, whose product MEKAALEWKQVVKKRDRMVLGPVDLKLYDNYVTALIGRNGSGKSTLMKLAAQLIMPDEGEVTWYGQSYPQGLPTDVRASIAYVPENFASEEDSLKMDDVAAFRAAWYPKWDWQRFEELLNRFDVPGGKKMSKLSKGQRRKFEIAAALAIRPKLLLLDEPSSGLDPFAWKTMMNEIRRCVDEDGASVLLSTHIVEEVRRMADYLVLIDKGRSLGLLEKDALMDRGREIWIGRDDELLAEMPGVVESAIESEGMVRFVTLDYAGSSALLDEAGVKPIRVRALELDEVMEHWMNGGLSN is encoded by the coding sequence ATGGAGAAGGCGGCGTTGGAATGGAAGCAGGTCGTCAAGAAGCGCGACCGCATGGTGCTCGGGCCGGTCGACCTGAAGCTGTACGACAACTACGTGACTGCGCTGATCGGGCGCAACGGCTCCGGCAAATCGACGCTGATGAAGCTGGCCGCCCAACTGATCATGCCGGACGAAGGCGAAGTGACCTGGTACGGACAGTCTTATCCGCAGGGTCTGCCCACGGACGTGCGCGCGTCGATCGCCTACGTCCCGGAGAACTTCGCGTCCGAAGAAGACAGCCTCAAAATGGACGATGTGGCGGCTTTCCGCGCGGCCTGGTATCCGAAGTGGGATTGGCAGCGGTTCGAAGAACTGCTGAATCGCTTCGACGTGCCCGGCGGCAAGAAAATGAGCAAACTGTCCAAAGGGCAGCGGCGCAAGTTCGAGATCGCGGCGGCGCTGGCCATCCGGCCGAAGCTGCTGCTGCTGGACGAACCTTCGTCGGGACTCGATCCGTTTGCCTGGAAAACGATGATGAACGAAATCCGCCGATGCGTGGACGAAGATGGAGCTTCCGTGCTGCTGTCGACGCATATCGTGGAAGAAGTCCGGCGGATGGCCGATTATCTCGTACTCATCGACAAAGGGCGTTCGCTCGGCCTGCTGGAAAAGGACGCGCTGATGGATCGGGGCCGGGAAATCTGGATCGGACGCGACGACGAGCTGCTGGCGGAGATGCCGGGCGTCGTCGAATCGGCGATCGAGTCGGAAGGGATGGTCCGCTTCGTTACGCTTGATTACGCGGGCTCCTCGGCGCTGCTCGACGAAGCCGGGGTCAAGCCGATCCGGGTGCGGGCGCTGGAACTGGACGAAGTGATGGAACACTGGATGAACGGCGGCCTGTCGAACTGA
- a CDS encoding NADH:flavin oxidoreductase/NADH oxidase family protein encodes MNPLLKVAQPLTLPSGAVIRNRFLKSAMSEAMADRSNSPNRLHVELYRKWAEGGTGIVVTGNVMVDRGALGEPGNVVVEDRRDMDGLKRWAQAGTRGGAHLWMQINHPGKQSPRTMSKQPVAPSAVPIGGSYGRAFNTPRELTNAEVKGIVKRFAETARIAQEAGFTGVQIHGAHGYLVNQFLSPADNRRNDEYGGSAENRMRFLIEIYDEMRRVLGAGFPIGLKLNSADFKEGGFTEQDSEEVVKAMAERGIDLIEISGGNYENPKMSAEDDGEVFFLKYAERMASIVHVPIAVTGGFRSKLGMEEALAAGKTSMIGIARPLALIPDIPNQIMEGRYETVTTQRLTTGFPSLDRQFGAMIGLSYYEQQMRRIAQGKAVKLHRNAWDPLLHMVRRQGIAALSPRRSN; translated from the coding sequence ATGAATCCCTTATTAAAAGTTGCGCAGCCGCTAACGTTGCCGAGCGGAGCCGTGATCCGAAACCGGTTTTTGAAATCGGCGATGAGTGAAGCGATGGCGGATCGTTCCAATTCGCCCAACCGCCTGCATGTCGAGCTGTACCGAAAATGGGCTGAAGGCGGAACGGGAATCGTTGTGACGGGCAATGTGATGGTGGATCGCGGCGCGCTCGGAGAGCCGGGGAACGTGGTGGTGGAAGATCGGCGCGATATGGACGGGCTCAAGCGATGGGCGCAGGCGGGAACGCGGGGCGGCGCGCATCTGTGGATGCAGATCAATCACCCGGGCAAGCAGTCGCCGCGAACGATGTCCAAGCAGCCCGTCGCGCCAAGTGCCGTTCCGATAGGAGGCAGCTACGGCCGCGCTTTCAACACTCCGCGAGAACTGACGAACGCGGAGGTAAAAGGCATCGTGAAGCGCTTCGCCGAGACGGCGCGGATCGCCCAAGAAGCCGGATTCACGGGCGTTCAGATCCACGGCGCGCACGGTTATCTGGTCAACCAGTTTTTATCGCCTGCGGATAATCGAAGAAATGACGAATACGGCGGCAGTGCGGAGAACCGGATGCGATTCCTGATCGAGATTTACGACGAAATGCGCCGCGTGTTGGGAGCGGGGTTCCCGATCGGTTTGAAGCTTAACTCTGCGGATTTTAAGGAAGGCGGGTTTACGGAACAAGATTCGGAAGAAGTGGTCAAGGCGATGGCGGAGCGCGGAATCGACCTGATCGAGATTTCCGGCGGCAACTATGAAAATCCGAAAATGTCCGCCGAGGACGACGGCGAAGTGTTTTTCCTGAAGTATGCGGAGCGTATGGCCTCGATCGTCCATGTACCGATCGCGGTGACGGGCGGCTTCCGGTCGAAACTCGGCATGGAGGAAGCGCTGGCGGCGGGGAAGACCTCGATGATCGGCATCGCGCGTCCGCTTGCCTTGATCCCGGATATACCGAATCAAATCATGGAGGGCCGGTACGAGACGGTTACGACGCAGCGCCTGACGACCGGGTTCCCGTCGCTGGACCGACAATTCGGCGCAATGATCGGACTGAGTTATTACGAGCAGCAGATGCGGCGCATCGCGCAGGGCAAAGCCGTGAAGCTGCACCGGAACGCCTGGGACCCGCTGCTGCACATGGTGCGCCGGCAGGGAATCGCGGCTCTCTCGCCGCGTCGTTCGAATTGA
- a CDS encoding NAD(P)-dependent oxidoreductase: MRILILGATGRVGSLIVNHALRDGHEVTVLVRDPGKVQACEGLTVHEGNACNAADVRRAVEGQDAIISALNTDKTTTLSDSMPLIIEAMREFDVRRIVTVGTAGILQSRTEPELLRYQSNESRRRLTRAAEEHHRVYTLLQASTLDWTIVCPTYLPDGEYVGKYRTQRDYLPEGGTEISIFDTAEFTYGQIGDLRHVQARVGIAY; this comes from the coding sequence ATGCGTATTCTCATATTAGGTGCAACGGGGCGCGTCGGCAGCTTGATCGTCAATCATGCGTTAAGAGACGGACATGAAGTGACGGTGCTGGTACGCGATCCGGGTAAAGTTCAAGCCTGCGAAGGACTGACGGTCCATGAAGGAAATGCGTGTAACGCCGCGGACGTTCGGCGGGCCGTCGAAGGGCAGGATGCCATAATCAGCGCGCTGAACACGGACAAAACGACGACGCTCAGCGACAGTATGCCGCTCATCATCGAAGCGATGCGAGAATTTGACGTTCGGCGCATCGTGACGGTGGGTACGGCCGGTATCCTGCAAAGCCGCACGGAGCCGGAGCTGCTGCGCTACCAGTCGAACGAATCCAGGCGCCGCCTGACCCGGGCGGCGGAGGAGCATCATCGCGTCTATACGCTGCTGCAAGCGTCGACGCTGGACTGGACGATCGTCTGTCCGACGTATTTGCCGGACGGCGAATACGTCGGCAAATATCGGACGCAGCGCGACTATTTGCCCGAAGGCGGGACCGAAATATCGATCTTCGACACGGCCGAATTCACGTACGGCCAAATCGGCGATCTTCGGCACGTGCAGGCGAGGGTAGGCATCGCTTACTGA
- a CDS encoding ABC transporter permease encodes MNRLGTVIGFTFRNKVRTKSFVITTLLLALVMTIGIHVPFFIQLFQGGDEAAGNKIGIAAGGQTEIAQQIENYVAELPDNDMEFVPLEGEAAAELNKQAAEQDLKGYLKIAPGTDGAFPAVQYVSEGGSVPTDVQAVLQPALESAKTRFITAGALSDEQIAQLTTPVLLGASSYDETSGTGAAGADEDKFNPMNFITVYVLMTLFFFSAMLTGNMIASEVTSEKSSRVMEILITSVSPLTQMFGKVIGVFLVGLLQIAVFGVTIAVNLMLPYNRDVLAGFDLDFSQMPYDVLIYGLIFYVLGYFLYALLYAAVGSIVSRTEDLGQAVTPLTMLSLAAFYIGIFSLSNTDSLLMKISSFVPFTSPTTMIARIGLGEIAFWEIAVSLVLLLASIFFFGWLSAKIYRTGVLMYGKRPSFKELRKAMKAYKI; translated from the coding sequence ATGAATAGATTGGGAACGGTCATCGGCTTTACGTTCAGGAACAAAGTGCGCACCAAGTCGTTCGTCATCACGACGCTGCTGCTTGCTCTTGTCATGACGATCGGCATCCACGTGCCGTTCTTCATCCAGCTGTTCCAGGGCGGCGATGAGGCCGCAGGGAACAAGATCGGCATCGCGGCGGGCGGCCAGACGGAGATCGCGCAGCAGATCGAGAATTACGTCGCGGAGCTGCCGGACAACGATATGGAATTCGTGCCGCTCGAAGGCGAAGCGGCGGCCGAGCTGAACAAGCAGGCGGCCGAGCAGGACCTCAAAGGGTATCTGAAGATCGCGCCGGGTACGGACGGAGCGTTCCCAGCCGTGCAGTACGTCTCCGAAGGCGGCTCCGTGCCGACCGACGTGCAGGCCGTCCTGCAGCCGGCCCTTGAGAGCGCCAAGACCCGCTTCATTACGGCGGGCGCGCTGAGCGACGAACAGATCGCGCAGCTGACGACGCCGGTCCTGCTGGGCGCGTCGAGCTACGACGAGACGTCCGGCACGGGCGCCGCGGGCGCGGACGAAGACAAGTTCAATCCGATGAACTTCATTACCGTCTACGTCCTCATGACGCTGTTCTTCTTCTCGGCCATGCTGACGGGCAACATGATCGCGTCCGAAGTCACGTCCGAGAAAAGTTCGCGCGTCATGGAAATCCTGATCACGAGCGTCTCTCCGCTGACGCAGATGTTCGGCAAAGTCATCGGCGTCTTCCTCGTCGGACTGCTGCAAATCGCCGTGTTCGGCGTCACGATCGCGGTCAATCTGATGCTGCCGTACAACCGGGACGTCCTGGCCGGCTTCGATCTCGACTTCTCGCAGATGCCGTACGACGTCCTGATCTACGGGCTGATCTTCTACGTGCTGGGCTACTTCCTGTACGCGCTGCTGTATGCGGCCGTCGGATCGATCGTCAGCCGGACGGAAGATCTCGGCCAGGCGGTGACGCCGCTGACGATGCTGTCGCTGGCCGCGTTCTACATCGGGATCTTCAGCTTGAGCAATACCGATTCGCTGCTGATGAAAATCTCGTCGTTCGTGCCGTTCACGTCGCCGACGACGATGATCGCGCGGATCGGCCTCGGCGAGATCGCGTTCTGGGAAATCGCCGTATCGCTCGTGCTGCTGCTGGCGTCGATCTTCTTCTTCGGCTGGTTGTCGGCGAAGATCTACCGCACCGGCGTCCTGATGTACGGCAAGCGCCCTTCGTTCAAAGAACTGCGTAAAGCGATGAAGGCGTACAAGATCTAA
- a CDS encoding TetR/AcrR family transcriptional regulator: MARSKEFEIHEVLDKAMILFWEQGYEKTSMSDLVEHMGIHRRSLYDTFGDKHSLFLQAMDRYIGKVETRLTQEVKQSETATEAMRAVFRFMIAEQDHSPSGCMIVNSMTELAARDAEINIKSMRSLASTEEMFERIIVWGQQTGEFSSGCEPKEAAEYLQALSIGIRAMGRTTVDTEKLVRIMNMAIRFLTQPS; the protein is encoded by the coding sequence ATGGCCAGAAGCAAAGAGTTCGAGATTCACGAAGTATTGGATAAAGCCATGATCCTTTTTTGGGAGCAAGGTTACGAGAAGACGTCGATGAGCGATCTCGTCGAACATATGGGCATTCATCGACGAAGTCTGTACGACACGTTCGGCGACAAACATTCGCTGTTTTTGCAAGCGATGGATCGGTATATCGGCAAAGTCGAAACGAGGCTTACCCAGGAAGTCAAACAATCCGAGACGGCGACGGAAGCGATGCGGGCCGTGTTCCGATTTATGATTGCCGAGCAGGATCATTCGCCGTCCGGCTGCATGATCGTCAATTCGATGACGGAATTGGCCGCGCGCGACGCCGAAATCAATATCAAATCTATGCGTTCTTTGGCTTCGACCGAGGAAATGTTCGAACGGATTATCGTTTGGGGACAGCAGACGGGAGAATTTTCTTCCGGGTGCGAGCCTAAGGAAGCGGCCGAATATCTTCAAGCTTTGTCGATCGGGATCCGGGCGATGGGACGAACCACGGTCGATACGGAAAAGCTGGTTCGCATCATGAACATGGCGATCCGGTTTCTGACTCAACCAAGCTGA
- a CDS encoding ABC transporter ATP-binding protein, which yields MTERLILQNVVKRYGDKTAVNGITLSVKEGEIYGLLGANGAGKTTTMRMVLGLIYPDEGSITYGGRPYGGDVQRLVGYLPEERGLYPKVKVSEQIVYLAKLRGMDGSEAEKNLKYWMNKFDAEEYYDKRIEELSKGNQQKMGFIAAVVHRPQILILDEAFSGLDPVNVELLKLAVKELRDEGASILFSTHRMEHVEELCRSITILDRSKTVIQGDIREIKNGFPREQILLKTSSAVTGLESIPGVTRIEGDPEHYVITISDEASAVPVLTEAMRQSEVRHFEVKEPTLNQIFIRSVGERHE from the coding sequence ATGACGGAACGATTGATTTTGCAAAACGTGGTCAAGCGCTACGGCGACAAGACGGCGGTGAACGGCATTACGCTTAGTGTAAAAGAGGGCGAGATCTACGGCCTGCTCGGCGCGAACGGCGCCGGCAAGACGACGACGATGCGCATGGTGCTCGGTCTGATCTACCCCGACGAAGGCAGCATTACATACGGAGGCCGTCCTTACGGCGGCGACGTGCAGCGCCTGGTCGGCTATCTGCCCGAAGAACGCGGGCTGTACCCCAAAGTCAAAGTCAGCGAGCAGATTGTCTATCTGGCCAAGCTGCGCGGCATGGACGGCTCCGAAGCGGAGAAGAACCTGAAGTATTGGATGAACAAGTTCGATGCCGAGGAATACTACGACAAGCGGATCGAGGAACTGTCCAAAGGCAACCAGCAGAAAATGGGCTTTATCGCGGCGGTCGTGCACCGTCCCCAGATCCTGATCCTGGACGAAGCGTTCAGCGGTCTGGACCCGGTCAACGTAGAGCTGCTGAAGCTTGCGGTCAAGGAACTGCGCGACGAAGGCGCAAGCATCCTGTTCTCCACGCACCGGATGGAACACGTCGAGGAGCTGTGCCGCAGCATCACGATTCTGGATCGGTCGAAGACGGTCATTCAAGGCGATATCCGCGAGATCAAGAACGGGTTCCCGCGCGAGCAGATCCTGCTCAAGACGTCGTCGGCGGTGACGGGGCTGGAATCCATTCCCGGCGTGACCCGGATAGAAGGCGATCCCGAACATTACGTCATTACGATCTCGGACGAAGCGTCGGCCGTTCCGGTGCTGACCGAAGCGATGCGCCAGAGCGAAGTCCGTCATTTCGAAGTGAAGGAACCGACGCTCAACCAAATCTTTATCCGATCGGTGGGTGAACGCCATGAATAG
- a CDS encoding GntR family transcriptional regulator produces the protein MRIPVQINESSAEPLYHQIETQLRSLIVTGQIAEGTLLPSIREFSADLKCSVITIRRVYQDLENEGLLRTRQGTGTFVAKVDTEDREAYRKRIVVEAVRELLDTAKSVGYGLTDLRDLLDETLREEERK, from the coding sequence ATGCGGATACCCGTGCAAATTAACGAGAGCAGCGCCGAGCCGCTGTATCACCAGATCGAGACGCAGCTGCGTTCGCTGATCGTCACCGGACAGATTGCGGAGGGCACGCTGCTGCCGTCGATCCGCGAATTTTCGGCCGACCTCAAATGCAGCGTGATCACGATTCGCCGGGTCTATCAGGACCTGGAGAACGAAGGGCTGCTTCGCACCCGGCAGGGCACCGGCACGTTCGTGGCCAAGGTGGACACGGAAGACCGGGAAGCTTATCGCAAACGGATCGTGGTCGAAGCGGTGCGCGAACTGCTCGATACCGCCAAGTCGGTCGGTTACGGGCTGACGGATCTTAGAGATCTTTTGGATGAAACGCTTCGGGAAGAAGAGCGTAAATAG